In the genome of Negativicutes bacterium, one region contains:
- a CDS encoding ImmA/IrrE family metallo-endopeptidase: MSISTISQEVRKILSKYDESNVYRLCRAMKITVLPSPMGEFAGACKGFYLSQSRRQVIMVNSNLPEDLQRIIVAHELGHAVLHRRLTGIKAFHDFEMFDETSQLEFEANIFAADLLMPDEDVLALLNDDISFFAAANQLQVPAELLDFKFRVLKRKGFQVIDPPMTANSDFLKRVR, translated from the coding sequence ATGTCTATCTCCACAATCAGCCAGGAAGTTCGTAAGATTCTCAGCAAATACGATGAAAGCAATGTCTATCGCCTCTGCCGCGCCATGAAAATTACCGTGCTGCCCTCCCCCATGGGTGAATTTGCCGGTGCCTGCAAGGGCTTCTATCTCAGCCAATCGCGCAGGCAGGTGATTATGGTCAACAGCAATTTGCCGGAAGATCTGCAGAGAATCATTGTCGCACACGAATTGGGCCATGCCGTGCTGCACCGGCGCTTAACCGGTATTAAAGCTTTCCACGATTTTGAAATGTTTGATGAAACGTCGCAGCTTGAATTTGAAGCCAATATTTTTGCCGCCGATCTGCTGATGCCGGACGAAGACGTTTTGGCCCTGCTGAACGACGATATCTCTTTTTTCGCTGCCGCCAATCAGCTGCAGGTGCCGGCGGAATTGTTGGATTTTAAATTTCGCGTTTTAAAACGCAAGGGGTTTCAGGTCATCGATCCGCCAATGACGGCCAATTCCGATTTTTTAAAGAGGGTGAGGTGA
- a CDS encoding SOS response-associated peptidase, which yields MCGRYYVEPEENASEMQRILADLNRRYPDSKLLPLMRLGEIFPSQIAPAMANSKNQTARPFLMKWGYAEAERPLIINARSESALAKPLFRESMRLRRCLIPANHYFEWQKTPEAKLKYCIAPDEQPVFYMAGIYRLEANRELPSFVILTCDAAEEIKFIHPRMPVILPREQLVAWLNPAADVQSILAAARSKMIYQKSS from the coding sequence TTGTGCGGCAGATACTATGTGGAACCAGAAGAAAATGCGTCTGAAATGCAGCGGATCCTGGCAGACCTGAACCGCCGTTATCCCGATTCCAAACTGCTGCCGCTGATGCGTTTGGGTGAAATTTTCCCCTCTCAAATTGCCCCGGCCATGGCCAACAGCAAAAACCAGACGGCGCGGCCTTTTCTGATGAAGTGGGGTTATGCCGAAGCTGAGCGCCCCCTGATCATCAACGCCCGCAGCGAGAGTGCTTTGGCAAAACCACTGTTTCGCGAGAGCATGCGGCTGCGGCGCTGTCTGATTCCGGCCAACCACTACTTTGAATGGCAGAAAACGCCCGAAGCCAAACTGAAATACTGCATCGCCCCGGACGAACAGCCCGTATTTTATATGGCAGGAATTTATCGTCTGGAAGCCAATCGGGAGTTGCCGTCTTTTGTCATTCTCACCTGTGATGCAGCGGAAGAAATTAAATTCATCCATCCCCGCATGCCGGTCATTTTACCCAGAGAGCAGCTGGTTGCCTGGCTGAACCCTGCCGCCGATGTGCAAAGTATCCTGGCGGCAGCGCGCAGTAAAATGATCTATCAAAAGAGTTCGTAA
- a CDS encoding helix-turn-helix domain-containing protein has protein sequence MQRFAEKLKAARAAADLSQAALAEQVDISIRSISAYETGKAIPRGSTMRKLARALAVSLEYLTNDEVTDPKAGMAKEIVLEDIRGRYGSKGVAEADMLLQRNRALFAGGVLSQEAKDAFFQAVMTAYVTCKEEAKETFGHKKDEE, from the coding sequence ATGCAACGCTTTGCCGAAAAACTCAAAGCCGCCCGCGCCGCAGCCGATCTCAGCCAAGCCGCCCTGGCCGAACAGGTGGATATCTCCATTCGCTCCATTTCCGCTTATGAAACGGGCAAGGCTATTCCGCGCGGCTCGACCATGCGCAAGCTGGCCCGAGCCCTGGCTGTTTCCCTGGAATACCTGACCAACGACGAAGTGACCGACCCCAAGGCCGGCATGGCGAAAGAAATTGTGCTGGAAGATATTCGCGGCCGCTACGGCAGCAAAGGCGTCGCCGAGGCGGACATGCTGCTGCAACGCAATCGGGCTCTCTTCGCCGGCGGCGTGCTGTCCCAGGAAGCCAAAGACGCTTTCTTCCAGGCCGTGATGACGGCTTACGTCACCTGTAAAGAAGAAGCCAAAGAAACCTTCGGACACAAGAAAGATGAGGAATAG
- a CDS encoding PhzF family phenazine biosynthesis protein — protein sequence MQIAFYQVDAFTKEAFRGNPAGVCVLEKEISERNMQLIAAEMNLSETVFVLPFVGAARLSSNRFKLRWFTPKTEVALCGHATLAVSKVLFDHLGAEWDTIFYETKSGKLTAQKSSEGILLDFPSDEPIGLNPPFEVLKAMGISHYETIFWGKNTNKLVIHLKTLADVLQLDPNFLRMKAVNCSKIKGVAVTCLGKDPYDFTSRYFNPWAGVDEDSVTGSVHTLLAPYWASLLKKDRLRAYQASQRGGEIVLRLVEQGRVQLIGESVVVLQGTIALPE from the coding sequence ATGCAGATAGCGTTTTATCAGGTTGATGCATTTACAAAGGAAGCATTTCGGGGTAATCCGGCAGGTGTTTGTGTTTTGGAAAAAGAAATAAGTGAAAGGAACATGCAGTTGATTGCCGCGGAGATGAATTTGTCTGAAACAGTTTTTGTTTTACCTTTCGTTGGCGCAGCGAGGTTATCTTCTAACCGCTTCAAATTGAGATGGTTTACACCAAAAACAGAAGTGGCATTATGCGGGCATGCCACGCTTGCTGTTTCTAAGGTCTTGTTTGATCATTTGGGTGCTGAATGGGATACAATTTTCTATGAAACCAAAAGCGGCAAACTTACTGCCCAAAAATCCAGCGAGGGTATTCTGCTTGATTTTCCAAGTGATGAACCAATCGGGCTGAATCCGCCCTTCGAAGTATTGAAGGCAATGGGAATATCCCATTATGAAACGATTTTTTGGGGTAAAAATACGAATAAACTGGTGATTCATCTGAAAACACTGGCTGATGTTCTTCAGCTGGATCCAAATTTTCTAAGAATGAAAGCAGTAAACTGCAGCAAAATAAAAGGGGTGGCCGTTACTTGTCTTGGGAAGGACCCTTACGATTTCACTTCCCGCTATTTTAATCCATGGGCAGGCGTCGATGAAGATTCGGTTACGGGTTCCGTGCACACTTTGCTGGCGCCTTATTGGGCAAGTTTACTCAAGAAGGATCGGTTAAGAGCCTATCAGGCCTCGCAAAGGGGCGGAGAAATCGTCTTAAGGCTGGTAGAGCAGGGGAGAGTGCAGCTGATCGGAGAGTCGGTTGTTGTTTTGCAAGGAACCATTGCTTTGCCGGAATGA
- a CDS encoding DNA polymerase IV, translating into MKSNRIILHSDLNAFYASVACMLDPSLKGKAVAVCGCADDRHGIVLAKSQLAKEAGIKTGMANWQAKRLCPQVILLPPNYNEFVKASEAVREIYGRFTDRVEPYGMDECWLDVSKICANFAEGYEIAEKIRNLVKDEMGLTVSIGVSFNKVFAKLGSDLKKPDAVTVIDIENFREKLWPLPVSDLLYVGRSTTVKLAAIGIRSIGDLARADPQKLRKLLGINGIQIWSFANGDDQASVQPSDFRREIKSIGHGITCVEDLQNSLEVWHVMLELSQDIGYKLRTHALMACGVQITTRSNDLTVKQYQAPLAMPSQSIMEIACKARSLFQENYQWQLPIRAVTVRAINLIPQEEPLQLDLLNDYQKHDRQMKLEETIDTLRQRFGKRSVISASLMGDLKMPLHSSSILLMPGMQPN; encoded by the coding sequence ATGAAAAGCAACCGCATCATTTTACACAGTGATCTGAACGCCTTCTACGCTTCGGTCGCCTGCATGCTCGACCCCTCCCTTAAGGGCAAAGCAGTGGCAGTCTGCGGCTGTGCCGATGATCGCCACGGCATTGTGCTGGCCAAATCGCAATTGGCCAAGGAAGCCGGCATTAAAACCGGCATGGCCAACTGGCAGGCCAAACGCCTCTGTCCGCAAGTGATTCTGCTGCCGCCCAATTACAATGAATTTGTCAAAGCATCCGAAGCGGTGCGGGAAATCTACGGCCGCTTTACCGACCGGGTGGAACCTTACGGCATGGATGAATGCTGGCTGGATGTCAGCAAGATTTGTGCCAATTTTGCAGAAGGCTATGAAATTGCCGAGAAGATCCGCAATTTGGTTAAAGATGAGATGGGTTTGACCGTCAGTATCGGCGTTTCGTTCAATAAAGTCTTTGCCAAACTGGGTAGCGATTTGAAGAAGCCGGATGCCGTCACCGTGATCGATATAGAAAACTTTCGGGAAAAGCTGTGGCCGCTGCCGGTCAGCGATTTGCTCTATGTGGGCCGTTCCACCACCGTAAAGCTGGCTGCCATCGGAATCCGCAGCATCGGCGACCTGGCCAGGGCCGATCCGCAAAAGCTGCGCAAGCTGCTTGGCATCAACGGCATCCAGATTTGGAGCTTTGCCAACGGCGACGATCAAGCTTCGGTGCAACCCAGCGATTTCAGAAGAGAAATCAAATCCATCGGGCACGGCATTACCTGTGTGGAAGACCTGCAGAACAGCCTGGAAGTCTGGCACGTGATGTTGGAACTGTCGCAGGATATCGGCTATAAGCTGCGCACGCACGCTCTGATGGCCTGCGGCGTGCAGATTACCACCCGCAGCAATGATCTGACCGTCAAACAGTATCAGGCGCCGCTGGCCATGCCCAGCCAGAGTATCATGGAAATCGCCTGCAAAGCCCGCAGCCTTTTCCAGGAAAACTATCAATGGCAGCTGCCGATCCGTGCGGTTACGGTCAGAGCCATCAACCTGATTCCTCAGGAAGAACCTTTGCAACTGGACCTGCTGAACGACTACCAAAAACACGACCGCCAGATGAAATTGGAAGAGACCATTGATACGCTGCGTCAGCGCTTCGGCAAACGTTCGGTGATATCCGCTTCCTTAATGGGTGATTTAAAAATGCCGCTGCACAGCAGCAGTATTCTGCTCATGCCCGGCATGCAGCCCAACTGA